A genomic window from Phocoena sinus isolate mPhoSin1 chromosome 20, mPhoSin1.pri, whole genome shotgun sequence includes:
- the ZACN gene encoding LOW QUALITY PROTEIN: zinc-activated ligand-gated ion channel (The sequence of the model RefSeq protein was modified relative to this genomic sequence to represent the inferred CDS: inserted 1 base in 1 codon) — protein sequence MALRLLIHLTFLRLRTPLWLQRVSGWQVESTGHPSSTSTQPQEVQETIQIPNGSTPLLVDVQVFVSNVFNVDILRYTVSSTMLLRLSWLDTRXGHRQGRVTLPRDSLWTPGLTIQEVLWVNWQGQSPQARVDRDGHIELYLALTTETNCDFELFHFPRDQSDCSLSFFAFGNTVMELEFQARVVNEMVSVKREYVVQDLKTQVPSQQLVPCFQVTLRLQNTALKAIIALLVPGEALLLADLCGVLLPLRTARVAYKVTLLLGYLVFHSSLVQALPSFSSCNPLLVHYVTALLPLLFSTTEAVLLSVLLARSNLRAESSPGPVLSGERHDCGNPGPDPEEASRGVKGSRRSCTEAADHIFFLVYVAGVLCSQFIFAVLWTWATCKSDPAPGEAAPHGGWPRL from the exons ATGGCCCTGCGGCTCCTGATCCATCTCACCTTCCTCAGGCTCAGAACCCCACTGTGGCTCCAGCGTGTCAGCGGTTGGCAGGTAGAAAGC ACTGGCCATCCTTCTTCAACCTCAACTCAACCCCAGGAGGTCCAGGAAACCATCCAGATTCCGAACGGAAGCACGCCCCTGCTCGTGGACGTGCAGGTGTTTGTGTCAAACGTGTTTAACGTG gacatcCTGCGGTACACAGTGTCCTCCACGATGTTGCTTCGGCTG TCCTGGCTGGACACTC CTGGCCACCGGCAGGGCAGAGTCACGCTGCCCCGGGACTCTCTCTGGACACCAGGACTCACTATCCAGGAAGT GCTCTGGGTGAACTGGCAGGGCCAGAGCCCACAGGCCCGAGTGGACCGGGATGGCCACATCGAGCTCTACCTGGCCCTCACCACGGAGACCAACTGTGACTTTGAGCTTTTCCACTTCCCCAGGGACCAGAGCGACTGCAGCCTCAGCTTCTTCGCTTTTGGCAACACTG TGATGGAGCTGGAGTTCCAGGCCCGTGTGGTGAATGAGATGGTGAGTGTCAAGAGGGAATACGTAGTTCAGGATTTGAAAACCCAAGTCCCATCCCAGCAGCTGGTGCCCTGCTTCCAGGTGACG TTGCGCCTGCAGAACACAGCGCTAAAGGCCATCATAGCGCTCTTGGTACCCGGGGAGGCACTGCTGTTGGCTGACCTGTGCGGGGTGCTGCTGCCTCTCCGGACGGCGCGCGTTGCCTACAAGGTGACCCTGCTGCTGGGCTACCTCGTCTTCCACTCCTCCCTGGTTCAGGCCCTGCCCAGCTTCTCCTCCTGCAACCCGCTGCT ggTTCACTACGTCACTGCCCTGCTGCCGCTGCTCTTCAGCACCACGGAGGCCGTGCTGCTGTCCGTGCTGCTGGCCCGCAGCAACCTCAGGGCTGAGAGCAGCCCCGGCCCAGTCCTGAGCGGGGAGCGGCACGACTGTGGGAACCCAGGGCCCGATCCTGaag AAGCCTCCAGAGGAGTAAAGGGGTCCAGGAGGAGCTGCACTGAAGCTGCTGACCACATCTTCTTCCTGGTGTACGTGGCAGGGGTGCTGTGTAGCCAGTTCATCTTCGCTGTGCTCTGGACGTGGGCGACATGCAAGTCAGACCCAGCCCCTGGTGAGGCTGCACCCCACGGCGGGTGGCCCAGGCTGTAA